A window of the Podospora bellae-mahoneyi strain CBS 112042 chromosome 6, whole genome shotgun sequence genome harbors these coding sequences:
- the PPS1 gene encoding tyrosine/serine/threonine protein phosphatase pps1 (EggNog:ENOG503NWVR; COG:V) has protein sequence MMATIALSRPIAPHRNSSSIGSLTSTITLDTSQCPAPVPNKHIPVCPPGPVPQQEPTTPPPSPGKEADALHQSLLFPPTDYVRLDSGRSCLYKIDAAGVAAALDYLARQPLPDPSQVFPWLHGLHPNNQIQLAFFIARKRSLRKTPVCLRGITIVKADGDLNVSRLKGAIAPHEFLQLGNATAEFLEADPREGFSVRNFQIQAAKAAMTSDIIVYGDDELSVRKLGFDIAGAQQRWREKQEAHRNPIPHYNTFVCVSPFGEFEELYPEIVAVNSSGQLTGQVLDFFHQERREMYEMTRASEISHNVWLGPTPDQGSDEELCYDVLIECNDLGRLNPGALQTIAEGTNEPDQHLSEATQTFLEFPSSGSILAPTWSHAEADGILDTCKWIWHLAHGTLPSAFSASSKFDHEDSDGDIDMLTSAPSTPNKPRRILIHCADGYTESTMLGLAYYSFATFLPIPEAWLALHTTQQRNFFAYPSDVALLTAIARRLLQESPLFTLQNRTLSDITSLIRNEPKWFAGFDGSFPSRILDYMYLGNLGHANNPDLLKSLGIGQILSVGELAMWRDGELEQWGEENTCVVQGVQDNGIDPLTDEFERCLEFIERGRRNGTATLVHCRVGVSRSATICIAEVMRSLRMSFPRAYCFVRARRLNVIIQPHLRFGYELLKWEEQNQGEGFKRELEWPEIAREIALMNRPYAR, from the exons ATGATGGCGACAATTGCCCTTTCTCGGCCGATTGCACCCCACCGCAACTCATCCAGCATAGGCTCTTTAACATCGACCATCACGCTCGATACATCACAATGCCCGGCCCCCGTGCCGAACAAGCACATCCCCGTGTGTCCCCCCGGCCCCGTCCCGCAACAGGAGcccacaaccccaccaccgtcccccgGTAAGGAAGCCGATGCGCTCCACCAGTCCCTCTTATTCCCACCCACAGATTATGTGCGGCTCGACTCGGGTCGTTCATGCCTCTACAAGATCGATGCTGCCGGAGTGGCAGCGGCTCTGGATTATCTGGCTCGTCAACCGCTGCCCGACCCCTCACAGGTCTTCCCTTGGTTACACGGGCTTCATCCCAACAATCAGATCCAGCTTGCTTTCTTCATCGCCCGCAAGCGTTCTCTGAGGAAGACGCCTGTTTGTCTGCGtggcatcaccatcgtcaaAGCCGATGGCGATCTCAACGTCTCCCGTCTCAAGGGGGCTATCGCGCCTCACGAGTTTCTTCAGCTCGGAAATGCCACGGCCGAGTTTCTTGAGGCAGATCCCCGGGAGGGCTTCTCTGTACGCAACTTTCAGATTCAAGCTGCCAAGGCAGCCATGACCTCTGATATCATCGTCtatggcgatgatgagctcTCTGTTCGCAAGTTAGGATTCGATATAGCTGGTGCACAGCAACGATGGCGTGAGAAACAAGAAGCCCATCGGAATCCTATTCCCCATTACAACACATTTGTCTGTGTCAGCCCCTTTGGCGAGTTTGAGGAACTATATCCCGAGATTGTGGCCGTCAACTCGTCCGGCCAGCTCACGGGTCAAGTTCTCGACTTCTTCCATCAAGAACGGAGGGAGATGTATGAGATGACCCGTGCGTCTGAGATATCACACAACGTCTGGCTGGGCCCAACCCCAGATCAGGGGTCTGACGAGGAGCTCTGTTATGACGTTCTGATCGAGTGCAACGATCTGGGTCGTCTCAATCCCGGAGCCTTGCAAACCATCGCCGAGGGTACCAATGAACCGGACCAACATCTTTCGGAAGCCACCCAGACCTTCCTGGAGTTTCCATCTTCGGGCAGTATACTAGCTCCCACCTGGTCGCACGCCGAAGCAGACGGCATCCTCGATACGTGCAAATGGATCTGGCATCTTGCCCACGGCACCCTCCCTTCTGCCTTCTCAGCCAGTTCCAAGTTCGATCATGAAGATTCCGATGGTGATATCGACATGCTCACCTCTGCCCCATCCACACCCAACAAGCCCAGGAGAATCCTGATTCACTGCGCAGACGGGTACACCGAGTCAACCATGCTCGGGCTCGCGTATTATTCCTTTGCCACCTTCCTTCCGATCCCGGAAGCCTGGCTAGCCCTTCACACAACCCAGCAGCGCAACTTCTTCGCCTACCCCTCTGACGTagccctcctcaccgccatcGCTCGCCGCCTGTTGCAGGAATCCCCCCTGTTTACCCTCCAGAACCGTACCTTGAGTGATATCACGAGTCTCATTCGCAACGAACCAAAGTGGTTCGCTGGGTTCGACGGCTCCTTTCCCTCCAGGATCCTAGATTACATGTACCTAGGAAACCTCGGCCACGCTAACAACCCGGACTTGCTCAAGTCCCTCGGCATCGGTCAGATCCTCTCAGTCGGTGAGCTGGCCATGTGGCGTGACGGTGAGCTCGAGCaatggggggaggagaacaCGTGTGTGGTTCAAGGGGTGCAAGACAACGGAATAGACCCCCTAACAGACGAGTTTGAACGGTGTCTAGAGTTTATTG AACGAGGACGCCGAAACGGCACCGCTACGCTCGTCCACTGCCGCGTGGGCGTCTCCCGCTCGGCAACAATCTGCATCGCGGAGGTTATGAGATCCCTCCGGATGAGCTTCCCTCGGGCGTACTGCTTCGTCAGGGCGAGGAGGCTCAACGTCATCATCCAGCCTCACCTGCGGTTCGGCTACGAGCTGCTCaagtgggaggagcagaaCCAAGGGGAGGGCTTCAAGAGGGAGCTGGAGTGGCCCGAGATTGCGAGAGAGATTGCCTTGATGAATCGACCTTATGCTCGGTAG